CATCCTTTCCCGGTCCGGCGGACCTGGATGACCTCGCAGCCGGATACGGTCGTCTGGGCAGTGTTCCAGGCGAGCGACCAGGCTCGCATCCCGCCCTCCAGCGTCAGCGCCTGCACTCCCCTGGCTCGCAGCAGGGCTGTCGCGGTGGCGGCGGTTCCGCCCATCCCGCAAACGGTCACCACCGGTCCCCGTGGGAAATCGAGTCCGGCGAGCGGGCCCAGGCTTCCCGTTTGGACGGCATCGTAGGCATCGACCCGGAGGCTTCCCGGGATCGACCACTCGCGGTCGGCGGGCGACCGGATGTCGATCACGGTCACGGCATGTGCGGCTGCGAGAAGCTCCTGGAGCTCTTCGGGAGAGATGCTGTCGGCCGTCATCGAACCATCACCAGAAGTCGTTGCCCGAAATTTTCCGCCCCAGAGCTCAAATTGTCAAGATATCAATTGAACCCTTGACAATGAGGTCGGACGGGGGGATACTGGGCCACCGATGGCGGATCACGCGCTGAAGGTCGAGCTTTTCGATCAATTCGCCCGGGTCGCTCATGCCCTGGGAAGTGGGCGGCGGGTTGAGCTCATCGACGTGCTGGCCAACGGCGAGCGAAGCGTCGAGGAGTTGTCGCGCCAGGTCGCGATGTCGGTCGCCAACACCAGCCGGCACCTCCAGGTCCTGAAGGAGTCGGGACTCGTCGCCGCCGCCAGGAACGGCACGCGCGTGCGCTACCGGCTCGCCTCGCCGGTCGTCTACCAGTTCTGGGTGGCCCTGCGCTCCCTGGCGGTCGAGAGGCTGCCTGGGGTGCAGGGCCTCGTCGAGGCATACCTCGGTTCACGGGAAGGCCTCGAACCGATCAGCGGGGATGAGCTGCTCGCTCGGCTCAAGGCGGGCGAGCCCCTGCTGGTGGTCGATGTCCGGCCGGCTGAGGAGTATCAAGCGGCGCATGTCGCCGGCGCTGTGTCGATTCCGCTGCCGGAGCTGGAGCAGAGGTTGCGGGAGCTACCGCTCGAGCGTGAGATCGTCGCCTACTGCAGGGGTCCGTACTGTGCCTTTGCGCCGGCAGCGGTTCGCACCCTCCGTGAGCACGGTTACGCGGCCCGATACCTCACCGACGGATTACCGGAATGGGCGGCCGCCGGACGAGGGATCGGCGCCGTCATGAACCATGGCTGAGATGCTCGAGCTGGTCGATCTCGAAGAGCTTCGCCACCAGGTCCGCGAGAAGTACCGCGAGGTGGCGGCCGACCCGACCGGCGCCCAGCACCCGCATCACTTCCATACGGGCCGCGCCCATGCCGTTCGGTTGGGCTATCCAGCACATCCGCTGAGCCAGCTTCCCGAAGCCGCGTGCGAGGCCTTCGCGGAAGTCGGGAATCCCTTTTACTGGGGTGGCCCTCAGCCTGGCGAGCGGGTACTGGACCTTGGATCGGGTGGCGGTATGGACTCGTTGCTGGCCGCGCTGTGGGTGGGCGGCGAAGGGAGCGTGATCGGAGTCGACATGACTCCCGAGATGCTCGAGCGCAGCCGCTCGATGGCGGCCAGGCTCGGCCTGAAGAACATCGAGTTCCGGGAGGGCCTGATCGAGGCTCTTCCTGTCGAGGACGGTTGGGCGGACGTCGTCATCTCCAACGGCGTGATCAACCTCTGCCCGGACAAGCTCGGCGTCTACCGCCAGATCTTTCGGGTCCTGCGGCCCGGCGGCCGGATGACGGTGGCGGACATCTGTCTGGAGCGGCCGGTGCCGGAGGAGGCGCTCCGAAACATCGATCTGTGGACGGGTTGAATCGCCGGCGCCCTGCCGTGTGCAGGGTGGGAGACCGTGATCGGCGGCGCCGGGCTCCTCGACGTCGAGCTCGCCAACCCGCTTGACACGTTCGCCGGCGCACGGGGAGAGGAGAGCGCTCGGGAGTTCGGCACCCTCGGCTACTCGATTCGAGCGCGCAAGCCGGCCTGATCCCGCCGGTCGCCGGGAGTGAGCCTGCTCTTGTAGACGTGAGCCGGTGAGCGTCTCGACGTTCGGGGAAGCTGTTGCACATGAGGCCTTTTGGGCGTCGCGGCGGCGTAAGCTCCACCCGGTGGAAGGCGACTTCCCGGCCGTCACCGGCGGCACCATCCGGATGAATTGGGATCCGGGATCGCGCCTGGCCGCGATCACCTGCACGGGCCACAAGAGGGCAACAGGCAACGCCGCCGCGCTGCGCAAGATGGGCATCGAGGCGTGACGCGAGCGCCGACATTCGACGACTGCTTCTCGGTCATGTCGGCGGCGTCGATGGGAGACACCGCGGCGCGGGTTGCCCTGCCTGACGCGCCGGACCTTGAGGATGTGGCGACCAGGTTGGCCATCGCGCTCAATCTGCTGCTCGACGACCTCGACCAGCGCAATCGCGAGCAGCACCGAGTCGAGGATCAGCTGCGCCAGGCAGTCAACGAACAGCTGCACATCTTCATGAACAGCGTCAAGGACCACGCCATGATCACCCTGGACCCCGACGGGAACGTCGCCTCATGGAACCCTGGCGCCCAACAAATCGAGGGCTACCGACCTGACGAAATAGTCGGCCGGCACTTCTCTCGCTTCTATGCGGACAGCGAAATCCAGGCAGGCAAGCCAAGCCGCGATCTCGAGGAAGCCGCCCGCGCTGGCAAGTTCGAGGACGAAGGTTGGCGAGTCAGGAAGGACGGCAGCCGGTTTTGGGCCAACGCTGTGATCACCGCCCTTCGCGACGAGGATGGCCGGCTACGTGGATTTGGCAACGTGACTCGCGACATCACCGAGCGCAGGCGGGCCGAGCAGGACCTGACCGAATCACACGCCCGCTTGCAGGCGATCATCGACACCTCACTCACCGCGATCGTGACCATGGACGGCCAGGGCGCGATCACCGACTGGAACCCGCAGGCCGAAGCCACCTTCGGGTGGCCTCGCCACGAGGCTCTGGGCAAGGTCCTCGTCGACACGATCGT
The DNA window shown above is from bacterium and carries:
- a CDS encoding ArsR family transcriptional regulator: MADHALKVELFDQFARVAHALGSGRRVELIDVLANGERSVEELSRQVAMSVANTSRHLQVLKESGLVAAARNGTRVRYRLASPVVYQFWVALRSLAVERLPGVQGLVEAYLGSREGLEPISGDELLARLKAGEPLLVVDVRPAEEYQAAHVAGAVSIPLPELEQRLRELPLEREIVAYCRGPYCAFAPAAVRTLREHGYAARYLTDGLPEWAAAGRGIGAVMNHG
- a CDS encoding methyltransferase domain-containing protein; protein product: MAEMLELVDLEELRHQVREKYREVAADPTGAQHPHHFHTGRAHAVRLGYPAHPLSQLPEAACEAFAEVGNPFYWGGPQPGERVLDLGSGGGMDSLLAALWVGGEGSVIGVDMTPEMLERSRSMAARLGLKNIEFREGLIEALPVEDGWADVVISNGVINLCPDKLGVYRQIFRVLRPGGRMTVADICLERPVPEEALRNIDLWTG